The following are from one region of the Halorussus rarus genome:
- a CDS encoding ABC transporter permease subunit has translation MLEIAGYESERRIKGTLVLAVLLAVMSVLFVGLFPSIASSGVDFEAYLESLPPAMRAAFGATGAVAFTTIEGFLAIELYQFFWLLMLGIYAAYVGGGLIAGDVERDRMDVLLAAPVARRRVVVEKFLSLVPVVVALNLVVGAAVYATVLAVGESISVADLAAVHLLSIPYLLACGAVGLVLSVVFDASDVAKRGGLGAVFGLFLLETVSQSADVAWLGAVSPTRYYDPTAVLVRGEYDWLGAVILLAGAAALVAASAWWFRRKDIA, from the coding sequence ATGCTTGAGATCGCCGGCTACGAGTCCGAGCGACGCATCAAGGGCACGCTCGTGCTCGCGGTCCTGCTGGCGGTGATGTCGGTGCTGTTCGTCGGTCTCTTCCCGTCGATCGCCTCGTCGGGCGTCGACTTCGAGGCCTACCTGGAGAGCCTGCCGCCGGCGATGCGGGCGGCGTTCGGCGCGACAGGGGCGGTCGCGTTCACGACCATCGAAGGCTTCCTGGCGATAGAGCTCTACCAGTTCTTCTGGCTGTTGATGCTGGGCATCTACGCCGCCTACGTCGGCGGCGGGCTGATCGCGGGCGACGTCGAGCGCGACCGGATGGACGTGCTGCTCGCGGCGCCGGTCGCCCGACGCCGGGTGGTGGTCGAGAAGTTCCTCTCGCTGGTGCCGGTCGTGGTCGCGCTCAACCTCGTGGTGGGCGCGGCGGTGTACGCCACCGTCCTCGCCGTCGGCGAGTCCATCTCGGTCGCTGACCTCGCCGCGGTCCACCTGCTGTCGATCCCGTACCTGCTCGCCTGCGGGGCCGTCGGCCTCGTGCTTTCGGTCGTCTTCGACGCCTCGGACGTGGCCAAGCGGGGCGGCCTCGGCGCGGTCTTCGGGCTGTTCCTGCTCGAGACCGTCAGTCAGTCGGCCGACGTGGCGTGGCTCGGAGCGGTCAGCCCGACGCGCTACTACGACCCGACCGCCGTCCTGGTGCGGGGCGAGTACGACTGGTTGGGCGCGGTAATCCTGCTCGCCGGCGCGGCTGCGCTGGTCGCGGCCAGCGCGTGGTGGTTCCGGAGGAAAGATATCGCGTGA
- a CDS encoding ABC transporter ATP-binding protein, whose amino-acid sequence MSAIETSGLTKYYGDTRGIEDLSLSVREGEVFGFLGPNGAGKTTTIRTLLGFVEPTGGSATVLDRDVTDEAALIEAKRRVGYLPSNPGFDEDVTGRRLVRYHDDLKGDERSDELLEVFDAPVDREIGEYSTGNRQKLALVLAFMHDPDLVVMDEPTAGLDPLMQERLYEFIEDERERGTTFFFSSHVLSEVRRVCDRVGIIREGRLVAMEGVEELLDRSGKRVRVSVEGSLDPADFDLPGVHDLDAGDGEAAFMFTGEYDALLDHLRNYSVRDLEIEEAPLEDVFMKFYDGDAAPGAGKDDAGATGTPAETAASAEVDGEPAGGQTDA is encoded by the coding sequence ATGAGCGCCATCGAGACCAGCGGGCTGACGAAGTACTACGGCGACACCCGCGGCATCGAGGACCTCTCGCTGTCGGTCCGCGAGGGCGAGGTGTTCGGCTTCCTCGGCCCCAACGGCGCGGGCAAGACCACGACCATCCGGACCCTGCTGGGGTTCGTCGAGCCGACCGGCGGGTCCGCGACGGTGCTGGACCGGGACGTGACCGACGAGGCCGCCCTCATCGAGGCCAAGCGCCGCGTCGGCTACCTGCCGAGCAACCCCGGCTTCGACGAGGACGTGACCGGCCGGCGGCTGGTCCGGTACCACGACGACCTCAAGGGCGACGAGCGCAGCGACGAGCTCCTCGAGGTGTTCGACGCGCCCGTCGACCGGGAGATCGGCGAGTACTCCACCGGAAACCGCCAGAAGCTCGCGCTGGTGCTCGCGTTCATGCACGACCCCGACCTCGTCGTCATGGACGAGCCGACCGCGGGGCTCGACCCCCTGATGCAGGAGCGGCTCTACGAGTTCATCGAGGACGAGCGCGAGCGGGGGACGACGTTCTTCTTCTCCAGCCACGTCCTGAGCGAGGTCCGGCGGGTCTGCGACCGCGTGGGCATCATCCGAGAGGGCCGGCTGGTGGCGATGGAGGGCGTCGAGGAACTGCTCGACCGGAGCGGCAAGCGCGTCCGAGTCAGCGTGGAGGGGTCGCTCGACCCGGCGGACTTCGACCTCCCCGGCGTCCACGACCTCGACGCGGGCGACGGCGAGGCCGCGTTCATGTTCACGGGCGAGTACGACGCTCTGCTGGACCACCTCCGGAACTACAGCGTCCGCGACCTCGAGATCGAGGAGGCGCCGCTCGAGGACGTGTTCATGAAGTTCTACGACGGCGACGCCGCGCCGGGCGCGGGCAAGGACGACGCCGGAGCGACCGGGACGCCCGCCGAGACCGCCGCGTCCGCGGAGGTCGACGGCGAACCGGCCGGAGGGCAGACCGATGCTTGA
- a CDS encoding TetR/AcrR family transcriptional regulator: MRGFDDDERERIRRQLRETGRELFGRYGLDKTTIADLTGPAGIANGTFYRFYDSKEQLYFEILREEGERLAAEIVADSFEAHDDPEDAIVAFLTGICEAMETEPLVRRLVVDDDLSRLMAQFSDEELREEQTESLGYVVPYVERWQAEGRFREGDPEVLAAAMGVVKFVAYHRDAFHDEAFYRAVRDALIEAVAAGLTRTDGE; encoded by the coding sequence GTGCGGGGCTTCGACGACGACGAGCGCGAGCGCATCCGGCGCCAGCTCCGGGAGACCGGTCGAGAGCTGTTCGGGCGCTACGGGCTCGACAAGACCACCATCGCGGACCTCACCGGGCCGGCGGGCATCGCCAACGGGACGTTCTACCGGTTCTACGACTCGAAGGAGCAGCTCTACTTCGAGATCCTGCGCGAGGAGGGCGAGCGCCTCGCCGCGGAGATCGTCGCCGACTCCTTCGAGGCCCACGACGACCCCGAGGACGCCATCGTCGCGTTCCTCACCGGCATCTGCGAGGCCATGGAGACCGAGCCGCTCGTCAGGCGGCTGGTCGTGGACGACGACCTCTCGCGGCTGATGGCCCAGTTCAGCGACGAGGAACTCCGCGAGGAGCAGACCGAGTCCCTGGGCTACGTGGTGCCCTACGTCGAGCGCTGGCAGGCCGAGGGTCGGTTCCGGGAGGGCGACCCCGAGGTCCTGGCGGCCGCGATGGGCGTGGTGAAGTTCGTCGCGTACCACAGGGACGCGTTCCACGACGAGGCGTTCTACCGGGCGGTCCGGGACGCGCTCATCGAGGCTGTCGCGGCCGGGTTGACCCGGACGGACGGAGAGTAG